The Kordia sp. SMS9 genome window below encodes:
- a CDS encoding HupE/UreJ family protein codes for MSDFWIFFKLGLNHVLNFDGYDHILFLIVLVVAYVFKDWKRVFWIVSVFTIGHTISLALSTYNVISVRVNTAELLVYVTIIATALYNIFTAGKNNNKTKIVILLVVALFFGLIHGLAFSNYFKEMTNGIESKLLPMLEFALGVEAAQIIIVLVVLLLSFVFQTVFRFSKRDWVMVVSSIVLGIAFHIVDANFL; via the coding sequence ATGAGCGACTTTTGGATTTTCTTTAAATTAGGACTCAATCACGTATTAAACTTTGACGGATACGATCATATTTTATTCTTAATTGTACTTGTTGTTGCGTATGTGTTTAAAGATTGGAAACGCGTATTTTGGATTGTCTCCGTATTTACGATCGGACATACCATTTCTTTAGCATTATCAACATACAATGTTATATCTGTTCGTGTCAATACAGCGGAACTACTTGTATACGTAACCATTATTGCGACTGCATTGTACAATATATTTACTGCTGGGAAAAACAATAACAAAACAAAAATTGTCATTCTCTTAGTCGTCGCATTATTCTTTGGATTGATTCATGGTTTGGCATTCTCCAACTATTTCAAAGAAATGACCAACGGTATAGAAAGCAAGTTATTGCCAATGTTAGAATTTGCCTTAGGTGTAGAAGCGGCACAAATCATTATTGTTTTAGTTGTTTTACTACTTTCGTTCGTATTCCAAACCGTATTCCGTTTCTCCAAAAGAGATTGGGTAATGGTTGTTTCCTCCATTGTACTTGGTATCGCTTTTCATATTGTGGATGCGAATTTTTTGTAG
- a CDS encoding dCMP deaminase family protein, with the protein MLKQKKAKYDHAYLRMAKEWGKLSYCQRRQVGAIIVKDRMIISDGYNGTPSGFENFCEDEEGYTKWYVLHAEANAILKVAASTQSCVGATLYITMSPCKECSKLIHQSGITRVVYVDAYKDDSGIQFLKKAGVEVEHIPSVEAS; encoded by the coding sequence ATGCTCAAACAAAAAAAAGCAAAATACGATCACGCCTATTTGCGCATGGCAAAAGAATGGGGAAAACTTTCCTATTGTCAACGAAGACAAGTTGGCGCGATTATTGTCAAAGATAGAATGATCATTTCTGATGGTTACAACGGAACACCTTCAGGATTTGAAAATTTCTGTGAAGATGAAGAAGGCTACACAAAATGGTATGTATTGCATGCGGAGGCAAACGCCATCTTAAAAGTAGCAGCTTCTACGCAATCCTGTGTTGGTGCCACATTGTATATTACGATGTCGCCATGTAAGGAATGTAGTAAGCTGATTCATCAATCAGGAATTACGAGAGTTGTGTATGTAGATGCGTACAAAGATGATTCAGGCATACAATTTTTAAAAAAAGCAGGCGTTGAAGTAGAACACATTCCTTCGGTTGAAGCGTCTTAA